In Porites lutea chromosome 1, jaPorLute2.1, whole genome shotgun sequence, a single genomic region encodes these proteins:
- the LOC140946911 gene encoding uncharacterized protein isoform X2 yields MRLYALVGTEISMEEEDKGGTWKPVEKASLLPATKPRPAPRKRSHQPKPDITIENGKPENIPPKPAVHPKPQRPPPKAPNLKTPETVGKGVILINNNNLSADKEPLGKQGLVNKAIKNNEIRVPKIESSVKSVTECNDTSNGPVNDSADNQQLYEPLRPTVSGSSSSSDEGYEAISVPRASKITPPSQRKASGVAGNSNQVSLSSKEGGTEPHKAITTTGKASPPTSHKISGTGPKFPPPVPRKVISQGSKFSPPTPRKPIGVASKTSPPVIRKISGFKVETTPPSFRKASETRQPEAVKDLSPSTSPRTLDPSTASNKSKPLPPKKPLPSLPKDLASAGQTTTTEANKPPVPQKPPPDLSLSSKGESSVAALAQKLSTIPVFPFRDNGSSPRPSPHPSPRPSRSQASNSPGDKSNSKPALGSVKPAEPSKPKLLPKPGGLPVKPQAGNEVQKQLPGRPSAPSAEVVTRTRSKTVESLEDNDSDTPSETSVVGTETQKKRLAPQRKTLHPVVNRSSSNGVQASRRPPPLPPGATPVTEKATVLKGPPLPPVPRPRPVSAYDHTQGGGVKLSVSKSVSMSAICDLLWENVH; encoded by the exons ATGAGGCTTTATGCACTCGTTGGCACTGAAATTA gCATGGAGGAAGAAGATAAAGGTGGAACATGGAAGCCAGTGGAAAAGGCATCTCTTCTTCCTGCCACAAAACCACGCCCTGCACCTCGCAAACGGTCACATCAACCTAAACCAGACATTACTATAGAGAATGGAAAACCTGAAAATATTCCACCAAAGCCTGCTGTTCACCCAAAACCACAGAGACCACCACCTAAAGCTCCAAATTTGAAGACACCTGAAACTGTCGGAAAAGGTGttatattaataaataataacaatttgtCAGCTGATAAGGAACCTCTAGGAAAGCAAGGATTAGTTaataaagcaataaaaaataatgaaattcgCGTACCGAAGATTGAATCGTCAGTAAAAAGTGTAACTGAATGTAATGATACTAGTAATGGACCTGTTAATGATTCTGCGGATAATCAGCAGTTGTATGAACCATTGAGACCAACAGTGAGTGGTTCGTCTTCAAGCTCTGATGAAGGATATGAAGCTATCTCTGTTCCAAG agCCAGCAAAATTACACCACCATCTCAGCGTAAAGCAAGTGGAGTTGCTGGAAATTCAAATCAGGTTTCCCTCTCCTCCAAAGAAGGTGGTACAGAGCCTCATAAAGCAATCACCACAACAGGCAAAGCTTCTCCTCCTACATCTCATAAAATAAGTGGGACAGGGCCCAAGTTTCCCCCTCCCGTCCCCCGCAAAGTTATCAGTCAAGGGAGCAAATTTTCCCCTCCTACTCCCCGTAAACCAATTGGTGTAGCAAGCAAGACCTCCCCTCCTGTCATACGAAAAATTAGTGGCTTTAAAGTTGAAACAACTCCACCATCTTTTCGTAAAGCAAGTGAAACAAGACAGCCTGAGGCTGTTAAAGATCTGAGCCCTAGCACATCTCCAAGAACTCTTGATCCAAGTACTGCTAGTAACAAATCAAAACCGTTACCTCCGAAGAAACCTCTTCCGTCACTACCAAAAGACTTAGCGTCTGCAGGACAAACTACAACCACGGAAGCAAATAAACCTCCTGTGCCCCAAAAGCCACCTCCGGACTTAAGTTTATCTTCCAAGGGTGAATCATCTGTTGCTGCTCTAGCACAAAAACTATCAACCATACCTGTATTTCCTTTCCGCGATAATGGTTCATCACCGCGACCTTCTCCTCATCCTTCACCAAGGCCATCACGTAGTCAAGCTTCAAATTCACCTGGAGATAAATCCAATTCCAAGCCTGCTTTAGGTTCAGTGAAACCAGCAGAACCTTCTAAACCTAAACTTCTTCCTAAGCCTGGAGGTTTGCCAGTAAAACCTCAAGCTG GGAATGAAGTGCAAAAGCAGCTGCCGGGAAGACCCAGTGCTCCTTCAGCAGAAGTGGTTACTAGGACGCGGTCTAAAACAGTCGAAAGTCTTGAAGATAATGACAGCGACACCCCATCAGAGACATCTG TTGTAGGGACTGAgactcaaaagaaaaggttgGCACCGCAAAGAAAAACTCTTCATCCTGTCGTTAATCGTTCCTCAAGTAATGGAGTGCAAGCTAGCAGGAGACCACCACCCTTACCCCCAGGGGCTACCCCTGTTACTGAGAAAGCAACAGTGTTAAAAGGTCCACCTTTACCACCTGTGCCACGCCCAAGACCCGTCTCTGCTTATGATCATACACAAGGGGGCGGTGTTAAACTTTCTGTCAGCAAGTCTGTTTCAATGAGTGCAATATGtgaccttctttgggaaaacgtacactaa
- the LOC140946911 gene encoding uncharacterized protein isoform X1: protein MRLYALVGTEISMEEEDKGGTWKPVEKASLLPATKPRPAPRKRSHQPKPDITIENGKPENIPPKPAVHPKPQRPPPKAPNLKTPETVGKGVILINNNNLSADKEPLGKQGLVNKAIKNNEIRVPKIESSVKSVTECNDTSNGPVNDSADNQQLYEPLRPTVSGSSSSSDEGYEAISVPRASKITPPSQRKASGVAGNSNQVSLSSKEGGTEPHKAITTTGKASPPTSHKISGTGPKFPPPVPRKVISQGSKFSPPTPRKPIGVASKTSPPVIRKISGFKVETTPPSFRKASETRQPEAVKDLSPSTSPRTLDPSTASNKSKPLPPKKPLPSLPKDLASAGQTTTTEANKPPVPQKPPPDLSLSSKGESSVAALAQKLSTIPVFPFRDNGSSPRPSPHPSPRPSRSQASNSPGDKSNSKPALGSVKPAEPSKPKLLPKPGGLPVKPQAGNEVQKQLPGRPSAPSAEVVTRTRSKTVESLEDNDSDTPSETSDQSQYSYAYEHAFIGTSPPMSASSAHSPARAPTDEAGGTYETPDENVVNEFMEDIQEKRAAAAAYETADEKAVAGFVSSLKRKHTLNGLQCDLSTDESDFSDSDHDYTEPPTEEKDEDEEDGDDHNDASSEHSFSSDSSHDYCVPPESISPPEPPNNYGDVYDEVDDLYAEPIHKSDGEGFSSEPLYQAAVVQTLDSAIHRIKIYLVDNSIGFPNTYPLDSVLSGG from the exons ATGAGGCTTTATGCACTCGTTGGCACTGAAATTA gCATGGAGGAAGAAGATAAAGGTGGAACATGGAAGCCAGTGGAAAAGGCATCTCTTCTTCCTGCCACAAAACCACGCCCTGCACCTCGCAAACGGTCACATCAACCTAAACCAGACATTACTATAGAGAATGGAAAACCTGAAAATATTCCACCAAAGCCTGCTGTTCACCCAAAACCACAGAGACCACCACCTAAAGCTCCAAATTTGAAGACACCTGAAACTGTCGGAAAAGGTGttatattaataaataataacaatttgtCAGCTGATAAGGAACCTCTAGGAAAGCAAGGATTAGTTaataaagcaataaaaaataatgaaattcgCGTACCGAAGATTGAATCGTCAGTAAAAAGTGTAACTGAATGTAATGATACTAGTAATGGACCTGTTAATGATTCTGCGGATAATCAGCAGTTGTATGAACCATTGAGACCAACAGTGAGTGGTTCGTCTTCAAGCTCTGATGAAGGATATGAAGCTATCTCTGTTCCAAG agCCAGCAAAATTACACCACCATCTCAGCGTAAAGCAAGTGGAGTTGCTGGAAATTCAAATCAGGTTTCCCTCTCCTCCAAAGAAGGTGGTACAGAGCCTCATAAAGCAATCACCACAACAGGCAAAGCTTCTCCTCCTACATCTCATAAAATAAGTGGGACAGGGCCCAAGTTTCCCCCTCCCGTCCCCCGCAAAGTTATCAGTCAAGGGAGCAAATTTTCCCCTCCTACTCCCCGTAAACCAATTGGTGTAGCAAGCAAGACCTCCCCTCCTGTCATACGAAAAATTAGTGGCTTTAAAGTTGAAACAACTCCACCATCTTTTCGTAAAGCAAGTGAAACAAGACAGCCTGAGGCTGTTAAAGATCTGAGCCCTAGCACATCTCCAAGAACTCTTGATCCAAGTACTGCTAGTAACAAATCAAAACCGTTACCTCCGAAGAAACCTCTTCCGTCACTACCAAAAGACTTAGCGTCTGCAGGACAAACTACAACCACGGAAGCAAATAAACCTCCTGTGCCCCAAAAGCCACCTCCGGACTTAAGTTTATCTTCCAAGGGTGAATCATCTGTTGCTGCTCTAGCACAAAAACTATCAACCATACCTGTATTTCCTTTCCGCGATAATGGTTCATCACCGCGACCTTCTCCTCATCCTTCACCAAGGCCATCACGTAGTCAAGCTTCAAATTCACCTGGAGATAAATCCAATTCCAAGCCTGCTTTAGGTTCAGTGAAACCAGCAGAACCTTCTAAACCTAAACTTCTTCCTAAGCCTGGAGGTTTGCCAGTAAAACCTCAAGCTG GGAATGAAGTGCAAAAGCAGCTGCCGGGAAGACCCAGTGCTCCTTCAGCAGAAGTGGTTACTAGGACGCGGTCTAAAACAGTCGAAAGTCTTGAAGATAATGACAGCGACACCCCATCAGAGACATCTG ACCAATCTCAATACTCATATGCATATGAACATGCATTTATTGGTACAAGTCCACCCATGAGTGCATCATCAGCCCACAGTCCCGCCCGAGCTCCTACAGATGAGGCAGGTGGTACTTATGAAACACCTGATGAAAATGTTGTCAATGAGTTTATGGAAGACATTCAAGAAAAGAGAGCAGCTGCTGCTGCGTACGAGACAGCAGATGAAAAGGCAGTGGCTGGGTTTGTGAGCAGCTTGAAGAGAAAACACACCTTGAATGGACTCCAGTGTG aCCTGAGCACAGATGAATCTGACTTTTCTGACAGTGATCATGATTACACAGAACCACCAACTGAAgaaaaagatgaagatgaagaggaTGGTGATGACCACAATGATG CATCATCAGAACATTCCTTCTCGTCGGATTCCTCTCATGATTACTGTGTTCCTCCAGAGAGCATCTCTCCTCCTGAACCTCCAAACAATTATGGGGATGTTTATGATGAGGTGGATGATCTTTATGCAGAG CCTATCCACAAGTCAGATGGAGAGGGATTTTCTTCAG AGCCCTTGTACCAGGCcgcggttgttcaaacgctggatagcgctatccaccggataaaaatctatctagtggataactcaattggtttccctaatacttatccgctggatagtgttttatccggtggatag
- the LOC140946927 gene encoding pikachurin-like, whose product MRRDHFAIGLRDGFLEFRFELGSGPAVLQSLSPVNDSQWHSIKVYRSFSEGSLKVDNHEHVNGTSAEGSKGLNINQGHSIFMGGGENIAKMTHGKFNTGFRGCIKNTFFKDRDMDLQGDAIHGWNVLPCDSDEAEP is encoded by the exons ATG AGAAGAGACCACTTTGCAATCGGATTAAGAGACGGATTTCTGGAGTTCAG ATTTGAACTCGGCTCTGGGCCCGCTGTACTACAATCTCTGTCTCCAGTCAACGACAGCCAATGGCACTCCATCAAGGTTTACAG GAGTTTCAGTGAGGGTTCCCTTAAAGTTGATAATCATGAGCACGTAAATGGCACCTCGGCTGAGGGAAGCAAAGGGCTGAATATTAACCAAGGTCATAGCATATTTATGG GAGGGGGtgaaaatatcgcaaaaatgaCACATGGAAAGTTTAATACTGGTTTTAGGGGCTGTATAAAGaatacatttttcaaggacagAGACATGGACCTCCAAGGTGACGCTATTCACGGCTGGAATGTCCTACCGTGCGACAGCGATGAGGCAGAGCCATGA